From Brachyhypopomus gauderio isolate BG-103 unplaced genomic scaffold, BGAUD_0.2 sc65, whole genome shotgun sequence:
TTTGGCAGGGATCACCATTTGCTGCACATGGGTATAATATAAGGATTTCTCTAGCTTTCAGGACTGGCTGGCTTGTGTAAAAGTCCTAACCGGCACATGCAAGGAAGGTGATGAACAAATTGGATCCTAGTTTTACCTTCTACAATGCTATTTGTTTAAGGCTTGTTTGCACATTTGCATGCAGATCGTACACAGAGGAGGAACTAAAAGGAACTCGGGCAGCAAAAATCTAGCTAGCAGTCAATATAGGGAGCATGAGAACCCTATATGaggtagggttgcaacggtatgagattttcacggtatgataaccgtctcagaaaataccgcggtatcacggttatcacggtatcacagtatcacagttagtttgtatattattaaaagatacaccgacccttaaagaaattacaagttatttttgttcaattaactatttattgtagaaacctggaactattgtatacaaaatgtgtcctttaaaaaaataagctgtacacatgtttatataaatactgcaaaattagagaaacctaaatcatggatttcagtacaattatttaagtttaaattatttaatatctgataaactcagcctgggtcagtgtctgatcaacaactgttgtaaacgtccgttgtactgccaagttggaatataaccagatactgcaggaagagaggatttatttctgacatcatcacaatagagatttctattttaaggttttcacaccgagtctggttttaacatatcaaaaacaggtacgttagaatttgaacgcatgtaaattaatagcgtctttcacatccagtgaaagcaatgaccataaaaagctaggtttatactttcactagtgaccgtagcacgcgactccgcacagttcttttgtcttacgttaacaaatacgagcctcttgtaattccaggacaaaacatgagagaacgtgaagacgttaagattgggcgttttggaaataaacaaccattaaataatgtgatgaaaaagcgaattatttcgagtatatgtataaatatttaacttaattaagtttaaggtgctgggaaatattgaaacggacctttaaagtgacgtacaagtgttttaattccaccttttaaacgtgtatgaatcctgcaaacgtgactttgttcattgcgctgaggcgcagcgcgcaaagttacaaaattcgagaggtgtacgacctcgcgaatcgacagcgcgcgagaccctcgcgcacgggcggagccaccgcgattacgtcattttcgccactgattttagtttagctttttttttttgtaaaaaaatgtgttaagtctgatgcactttctgccattctcactgctgtgtgctgagtagctgaaccggagcggagttgcgcatgcgcgggtcagtttctccgctggcttgctttttaccggtaataagcaaacgcacacggtatgataaccgtgcattttaataccgtggtataccgtgaaaccggttaccgctgcaaccctaataTGAGGATATGGTAGGATGAGACCTATGAAGAGGAATAGATGCCCTAAAGGTGGTTGAGGGCGGGGAGACgggaagggggcggggttcAGGAAGCACTCCCGGAACATTTGTGTTTAAACTGCTGATGGCTTTAATGACCCTGTGTTTTCCAGTCTGCTGACACGGGCATGGCTGCACGTTttaaagagggggggggggcagggatgGAGGGGGGGGTTATTAATCCTAATGGTTCCCGACGACAAAACTGTAACAATCATAAAATTTATCTTTCTTcatctccactcctctctcctcatctgttCCTGCCACCCCATATCTTCACATTTCCTGCACACGTCCCTCCATctacctctttctttctctctctcatccctcttgTACTTTCTCTCAACTTTTTCTTCCTTgttttctccatctctttccaCCCGTCCCTCTCCTGTTCCCTTCTTTTTCCTCTCCTCCTTGTTTTCATCCCTGTCTTTCcattcctccccctctcctcatctATAGCGACCCACAGACATCCTGCCTTGTTGTCAGGTGCTGCTGATTGGCTCCCCCGGGCATGCGGGTCGCGTCGGGGCGTAGCGTGTGGTGGAGCTGCCATAACCCCTCCAGCCCCGCGCTGAACGGGCCGCCGCGTCATCGGGCCACACACATCTGTGCTTTCCAGGGGACCGGGGCGAGTGGCTAGTTCTAGAGAACAGTCCGCTTAGCAGAGGAGCTCGGAGTTAAAGCCCGGCGTTCTCTCTATCGCGGTTAAATAAAATGTGGTGGTACGAGTCGTGAATCTTTTTCTTCATGTGAGCACGCACAGATAGAACTTGTTTAAGGTTTCTGCATTTTTGTTAAAGGTGGTGTTGTGGCtaaggtgtgtgcatgtgtgtgtgtgtgtgttcgttcaggCCAAGCTGCTGGAGCTGGAGGAGCGTGTGCGGCAGGTGTCGTCCGAGCGGGAGCGTGAGCAGATGGGGAGGAGTGAGGccgaggagcaggtggagagacACCACCAACAGCAGCAGAGCGCCCAGATCACGTGGAAGCTGGAGAaggtgcgcgcgcacacacacacacacacacacacgacccacGATACACACCCCGACCCCCACGCACACCGACAGACGCGGTACACACACCACGTTTTTGCTGGCTATCTTGGGCTACTATACAGTAGCTTACATGCATGCACAAGCACTCACTATAGGCTGTAATTAGAGGTTCTAGAAAGACGCTCCATCACAGGCCAAGGCCAGATCTGAGCCAAGAAAAACTCCACTGAAAGTGGCTGTCTCAAAGCTCTGCAGTCttcttgtcctttctgttatgAGCTGGAGGAACACGTACGGCGTACTTTAGCCGAACGTTGTCGTTGGGGCGATACGTGATGTGTTGATGCTAAAATCCAGTTTTGCTGTTGTAGGACAAGCTACTGCTCAACATCTCATCCAGTGCAAAAACCGTCCAGGAGATGAAAAGTAAgtgatttttttcccccatcCGTCTTCCCTACACAGTCCGCGACGAAGCTTTTCCTTTCCCTCGAGCCGTCTCGTCCGTGTGGCGTAaccccctccatcccctctgCTTGTAGACCAGATGAAGACTCTGATGGAAAATCTCAGCAAAGTGCAGAAGGAGTTGCAGTTGTGTCAGGGCAACATGAACACTCTGAACAAGAAGCTCACGTACGACATGTAAGTCGCGGCGTTACGGAGACGGTTGGTGCTTTTGGAGTTTGGGAgtttatgtggtgtgtgtgtgtgtgtgtgtgtgtgtgtgtgtgtgttcgcaggACGCAGTGTAACACCCAAATCTTGGCCATGAAGGAGGAGTGCAACGAGAAGATGGCCGCGGCCAAACGAGAGGCCCAGAAGATGATCCCGTTGCTTGGAGACCAGAAACCGCCGTCGCCTGCAGCCGCGGGGGTAAACAAGCCACTCTCCTCCCATGGGGGCTGTGGAGATTAGCTCGACCAATCAGACGCACAGGCCTGACTCCGCCTCCCCTCTTTTGTCTGCAGGGCGCCGTCGTGTCCCTTCAGAAAGACACCGCCCCGAAACCGGCCTCCGACGGCCCGAAAGGAAACCCCTCTGCTCAAGATGTCGGTGAGCTTCACAACACGGAGGCCCCTGTGGGCGTGAAGACCAAAGCCGAGGACCACCTCCAAACCAACGAGAGACTGGAGGACAAAGGTAACTCATGAAAAGGACTTTATATGAAATAGGCTGGATAATAACCTAAAACTAGAGCCTTGGTTCTGAAGAATATAAGACTCTGTGGGTTAGGATGCAGAAAATGCCATTTATGCAGAAGCCATTGGACTGTGTTTATATATGACGCAATACCATTTCCTTCCTGTCTTAAGACTCGAATAGACTAAAGTTGCTGCCCACCCCCaaaccatccaatcagaacaGGACCTTGAATCTCCTAGCCAATGAGGACCACATTGAAGAAGTGATGGATATAAAAGGGGGAGAGTTGAAAGGTAGGAGGCAGGTGCCCCGTCGATCCGAACCTCGCGAGCACGCGCGTTCCCGACGCTCATGCTCTTCTGCTCTGGACAGGTGCTCTCCAGCCCACGGTGGGAAacgtggaggagaaagaagacgAAGCCATAGAATACGGCGACGAGGGCGAGATCGAGAAACGCCTGTCCCAGCTCAAAGGTGCTCGtcgctgggggggtgggggaaatCCGGTGCGTTTTACCGAGGTGGGGGGGGTCTCTCGGGTTTCTAGGTGattttgtgcattttatttctaTCTTGGATCTTGTGTTGAAAGTGTAAAGTTCTGTAGTGCAACTTCTAGCCTGAACAGAGgaagtgggtgggtgtgtgggtggttatTAATGAAGcccagagtgtgtgttgtgatttgTGTTGCTGGCTTGTTTTGGCGTGTAGATGAGAAGGCGGCAGCGCAGGACTTGGAGGAGGAGCTAGCCGACTACAACGGAGACGACGATAACGAACCCGAGTTTGAGGCCGATAAACAAGAGGAGCTCGCCAAGATgtagtctctctcactctcgctctctctctctctcgcacacatgcacacacatgctcactctCATTCACACAGGCGCACGTGCACGCATGCATTTAGCTGCCAACCGCAGTGgccgagtgagtgagtgagtgagcgctCCACCTGCAGATAATCAAACCCACCATTACCTGCCGATCATGGCCTGCTGAGGGTAACGCAAACGCCCACGCAGACGGTTACAGTTTAAAGTTGAATGACTAACGGCCAGTTTCACTGAACTGAATGTATGTACAATATATTTAATTCCCCACTTAAATCACTTGGTGGAAATGTGGACCCTCGGCTCTTCAAAGCATCGTGTGCATCAGTTAAGCTACGAGTCGCTTGCTGATGCAACCTGTGAAATctgaagaagaaaaacaaaagtttATCTGTAGACCAAAACATTTCTTCTTTTACACTTGAGGTGCAGTCATGATGCAGCTACCTTGTGTAATACTTATAAATTCCTtgatttagcacacttcacagCTTGGCAAGTCTATCGTTTTGAAGGACTGTTCAATGATGAATCAAATCTTCCAGTAGAATGTTATTGTAACTAAGCTGTTATCACATTTGAAATGAtgagaatgtattttgttttggATTATATACCTTTAGAAAGACTCTTGATTTAGAGACTAGGAACTTGAAATTTTCTAAGACATTGTAGTTTGTggtttcaaaaaaaaaaagtatttaattTCCAGTTGAATTCTTTTTCCAGagtttttattgtgtttgtgtagaTTTTCAAAGGACTTTTACTTGCTGAAAGACATTTTTTAACAGGAGTTGAAACATGTCAATAAAAACTAACATCACAAAGCCTTTCTTCATGCTTTTAATCTTTATCAAAGAAATTGTATTGTGATATTTTGATTATAAAGTAACAAACCAGTGCATTTTTATACATGAAAGTGATTGAAAGGACAGTTTAATTTACAGAGATTTCCATTTTGACCAACTGATATTCTGCACCTGAGTATTTTGCCTGAGAAACAGCCTTTCACAGGTTCGAGGTCATGGACCaaatggtgttctttggatggaGCAGTGTGGTGGCTTTCAGCAGCTGAAAACTACTGCCAAATGCTCTTTGAACAAATGGGACATGAGTGTAACCTATGAGTAGATCAGAGTGGACCAGGATCCCTCTAGCATGCTGTAGAAAGCTCTGGAGTAGAACCAGAGGAAGTTCTTGAGTCTGCTGACTGATCCTGGAAGCACTCGGGTGTGTAGAGAATCCAACTTTCAGAGAGTCCTACGAAGATGATGGCAGGGGAGACTGATGTAACGTCTGTATTGCGTAGGTACGTTTGGAGAAGCGTTAGGGTGACATGAGAATGCAGATGCTTTTTGTCAACTGGCCTGCAGTTGGATTCATCGCAATGTCCTGTTTGTCTGCTATCAGGACTGTTCCTCTAGATCATCCTGACTGGGGTGATTACCAGAATGAGGAGGGAGACACAGGTTGAATGCAGATGAAATGTAATTCAGTTATGTAATGTGTTCAGTTGGGATTGGGTGGAGCAATGTCAGTCAGCGATGAGTTCAATGGCCCTGGGGAATTTAGCTACGTCACCAAGCCCAACACACTGAGTGTAAATCTATGGTTAATAATGGTGTGTGGCTGGATGGCTGATTGTTGAGGGTAATATGGATTCCATGGGATCTACATGTCATTACTTGTTAGATCAAGAAAGAGGAATATCAGTGTATCCATTTAGGTACAAGTGCTGTGAAGTTATGGATATTGTATGATTAACTAAAATTACCTAAAACTAACACTCCTCATTCTCTCTTATATACCAAAATATATTATAGAAACACAATATACAACTCCTACGGTATGTTAAATAGATTTT
This genomic window contains:
- the golm1 gene encoding Golgi membrane protein 1 isoform X1; this encodes MMGALGNGRRGGRAPSLLFIALIACVLLLGFNCWVSNSRNVELQAKLLELEERVRQVSSEREREQMGRSEAEEQVERHHQQQQSAQITWKLEKDKLLLNISSSAKTVQEMKNQMKTLMENLSKVQKELQLCQGNMNTLNKKLTYDMTQCNTQILAMKEECNEKMAAAKREAQKMIPLLGDQKPPSPAAAGGAVVSLQKDTAPKPASDGPKGNPSAQDVGELHNTEAPVGVKTKAEDHLQTNERLEDKDSNRLKLLPTPKPSNQNRTLNLLANEDHIEEVMDIKGGELKGALQPTVGNVEEKEDEAIEYGDEGEIEKRLSQLKDEKAAAQDLEEELADYNGDDDNEPEFEADKQEELAKM
- the golm1 gene encoding Golgi membrane protein 1 isoform X2; translation: MGRSEAEEQVERHHQQQQSAQITWKLEKDKLLLNISSSAKTVQEMKNQMKTLMENLSKVQKELQLCQGNMNTLNKKLTYDMTQCNTQILAMKEECNEKMAAAKREAQKMIPLLGDQKPPSPAAAGGAVVSLQKDTAPKPASDGPKGNPSAQDVGELHNTEAPVGVKTKAEDHLQTNERLEDKDSNRLKLLPTPKPSNQNRTLNLLANEDHIEEVMDIKGGELKGALQPTVGNVEEKEDEAIEYGDEGEIEKRLSQLKDEKAAAQDLEEELADYNGDDDNEPEFEADKQEELAKM